One segment of Geomonas ferrireducens DNA contains the following:
- a CDS encoding substrate-binding domain-containing protein — MRKTIATICALALALTAGVACATHDKALLYGGAGQGKVIFDGRLHASKGMLCNDCHGALFGTAKKALITMDDHEKPVACFACHNGTRAFNDCELCHRKFDTKPPAAPPQVKLCGAASVVTDLVAPNKDAVEKETGVKLVVDKSNAGKGMIDLLDGKCDAAMASASLDATIGAGKSAGLSKPTDGLQMDVLAKSEVVFVVHPLSPVKRLTWEQIRDIHTGKIVNWKEVGGTDLPITVYTDAKASATRGLIKQVVMGNAEYVDKAKAVDFVKQVNDRVAADPSGIGGLGRGFVNQAETAVVETKKIERPLGFVTVGKPSADLQKVMESLRKLGAK; from the coding sequence ATGCGAAAGACAATTGCAACGATTTGCGCGCTCGCGCTGGCGCTCACCGCCGGCGTTGCCTGTGCGACCCACGACAAGGCGCTTCTTTACGGCGGGGCAGGGCAGGGGAAGGTGATCTTCGACGGCAGGCTGCATGCCTCCAAGGGGATGCTCTGCAACGACTGCCACGGCGCCCTTTTCGGCACCGCCAAGAAGGCCCTCATCACCATGGACGACCACGAGAAGCCGGTCGCCTGTTTTGCCTGCCACAACGGCACCCGGGCCTTCAACGACTGCGAGCTGTGCCACCGCAAGTTCGACACGAAGCCCCCCGCCGCGCCCCCGCAGGTGAAGCTCTGCGGCGCGGCCAGCGTGGTTACCGATCTTGTCGCCCCGAATAAGGACGCCGTAGAGAAGGAGACCGGGGTGAAGCTCGTCGTGGACAAGAGCAACGCCGGCAAGGGGATGATCGATCTCCTCGACGGCAAGTGCGACGCAGCCATGGCCTCCGCCTCTCTCGACGCCACCATCGGCGCGGGGAAATCCGCCGGTCTGTCGAAGCCGACGGACGGTCTGCAGATGGACGTACTGGCGAAGTCAGAGGTGGTGTTCGTGGTGCACCCCTTAAGCCCGGTCAAGCGGCTAACCTGGGAGCAGATCAGGGACATCCATACCGGGAAGATCGTCAACTGGAAGGAGGTGGGAGGGACGGATCTCCCCATCACCGTCTACACCGATGCGAAGGCGAGCGCCACCCGCGGGCTGATCAAGCAGGTGGTCATGGGGAATGCCGAGTACGTCGACAAGGCGAAGGCGGTGGACTTCGTGAAGCAGGTGAACGACCGGGTCGCTGCCGATCCTTCCGGCATCGGCGGTCTGGGGCGCGGTTTCGTGAACCAGGCGGAGACCGCCGTGGTCGAGACGAAGAAGATCGAGCGCCCGCTTGGCTTCGTCACGGTAGGGAAGCCATCGGCGGACCTGCAGAAAGTGATGGAGTCCCTCAGGAAGCTGGGGGCTAAGTAG
- a CDS encoding glutaminyl-peptide cyclotransferase translates to MHSAHEKTPRFCGEPVTARQLELIRGVVNDCPGISRTELAGTVCELLDWRRPNGRLKTVECRAFLEGLDGTLFRLPPARQGRPRGSRTSTCAAETGDPVLSGPLHAFGALEIVPVSGKKEQALWRSLVERHHYLGHKVPFGAHIRYFVRLHAPSPVIVGCLQFSSPAWRMEARDRHIGWNDEARRENLQRVVCNSRFLVLPTVQVKNLASAALSLALRRLAADWEERFGVRPLLAETLVDGSRYAGTCYKAANWIEVGCTTGRGRNDRDHARHGESPKKVFLFPLAKGAVRLLRQAKEQAPRPERHPDGAMPSAAPPVRKRCEHRRSDMVKKIARKLFATAAMATLFGCGASVDSLVHQSTSIHPQQVRRSQSDATPVPRQIPLYTYQVVKSWPHYHWSFTEGLTFQDGVLLESSGLYERSAIMKVWPGSGQVLSSEGVPRDYFAEGITVLHDRLYMVTLSGDGIIYDHKTLRREGEFSVDGEGWGLTNDGKHLIMSNGSNRIKFINPETFQTERSVEVTCNGTPLRNLNALQYVKGEIYANIWKTDYIVRINPANGAVVGWVNLKGLLPSNERSRDPDHVLNGIAYDEQSDRLVVTGKMWPSYFEIRLEQVASAES, encoded by the coding sequence ATGCACTCAGCACACGAGAAAACACCGCGGTTTTGCGGCGAACCTGTCACCGCGCGCCAGCTCGAACTGATCAGGGGTGTCGTCAACGACTGCCCCGGAATCTCCAGGACCGAGCTCGCGGGCACGGTTTGTGAACTTCTCGACTGGCGCCGTCCGAACGGCAGGCTGAAGACGGTGGAGTGCCGCGCTTTCCTCGAAGGGCTGGACGGCACCCTGTTCCGACTTCCGCCTGCGCGCCAGGGGCGTCCCCGCGGCTCGCGCACCTCCACGTGTGCGGCGGAAACGGGCGATCCCGTCCTGTCCGGACCGCTGCACGCATTCGGGGCGCTCGAAATCGTGCCGGTCTCGGGGAAGAAAGAGCAGGCGCTTTGGCGCTCACTGGTGGAGCGGCATCACTACCTTGGGCACAAGGTCCCCTTCGGCGCCCACATAAGATACTTCGTTAGGCTGCACGCCCCGTCCCCGGTGATCGTCGGGTGCCTGCAGTTCTCGAGTCCCGCATGGCGCATGGAGGCGCGCGACCGCCACATAGGGTGGAACGACGAGGCGCGCAGGGAGAATCTGCAGCGGGTGGTGTGCAACTCCAGGTTCCTGGTGCTCCCCACGGTGCAGGTGAAAAACCTCGCCAGCGCCGCCCTTTCGCTGGCACTGCGCCGCCTTGCCGCCGACTGGGAGGAGCGTTTCGGGGTGCGCCCGCTTCTCGCTGAAACGCTCGTCGACGGCAGCAGGTACGCCGGCACGTGCTACAAGGCGGCGAACTGGATCGAGGTGGGGTGCACCACGGGACGCGGCAGGAACGACCGGGACCACGCCCGTCACGGGGAGAGCCCGAAGAAGGTATTTTTATTTCCGCTGGCGAAGGGAGCGGTACGGCTGTTGAGGCAGGCGAAGGAGCAAGCGCCCCGGCCCGAACGGCACCCGGATGGCGCGATGCCATCCGCCGCACCGCCGGTCAGGAAGCGGTGTGAGCATAGGAGGAGCGACATGGTGAAAAAGATAGCGCGAAAGCTCTTTGCGACGGCGGCAATGGCCACCCTTTTCGGGTGCGGTGCGAGCGTGGACTCGCTGGTGCACCAGTCCACAAGCATTCACCCGCAGCAGGTGAGGCGCTCCCAGTCCGACGCCACCCCCGTGCCGAGGCAGATACCGCTTTACACCTACCAGGTGGTCAAGAGCTGGCCCCACTACCACTGGAGCTTCACCGAGGGACTCACTTTTCAGGACGGCGTGCTCCTCGAAAGTTCCGGGCTTTACGAGAGATCGGCGATCATGAAGGTCTGGCCCGGCTCCGGACAGGTGCTGAGCAGCGAGGGGGTTCCGAGGGATTACTTCGCCGAGGGGATCACCGTCTTGCACGACAGGCTCTACATGGTCACCCTTTCGGGGGACGGGATCATCTACGACCACAAGACGCTGCGCCGAGAAGGGGAATTCTCCGTCGACGGTGAAGGGTGGGGGCTTACCAACGACGGCAAGCACCTCATCATGAGTAACGGCAGCAACCGCATCAAGTTCATCAACCCGGAAACCTTCCAGACCGAGCGGAGCGTGGAGGTGACCTGCAACGGGACCCCGCTTAGGAACCTGAACGCGCTGCAGTACGTGAAAGGCGAGATTTACGCCAACATCTGGAAGACCGATTACATCGTGCGCATCAATCCGGCGAACGGTGCCGTGGTGGGGTGGGTGAACCTGAAGGGGCTCTTGCCGTCGAACGAGCGCAGCCGCGACCCCGATCACGTGCTGAACGGGATCGCCTACGACGAACAGAGCGACCGGCTGGTGGTGACCGGCAAGATGTGGCCCAGCTATTTCGAGATCCGACTGGAACAGGTGGCCAGCGCCGAATCCTGA
- the thiC gene encoding phosphomethylpyrimidine synthase ThiC — MTQLEYARKGIITDKMKTAALAEGVDAEFIRAGIAAGNIIICHNNKHANGTPLAVGRGLRTKVNANIGSSADDLDFEKELEKVRVAVASGADAIMDLSTGGPVDEIRRAVIAETSACIGSVPLYQAALDAVRKHKKAIVEMTVEDIFQGVIKHAEDGVDFITVHCGVTRATVERMRREGRIMDVVSRGGAFTIEWMAHNNKENPLFEHFDRLLEITKAYDMTLSLGDGFRPGCLADATDRAQIHELILLGELTQRAQDYGVQVMIEGPGHMPLNQIEANIQLQKRLCHGAPFYVLGPLVTDIAPGYDHITSAIGGTIAAAAGADFLCYVTPAEHLKLPSVEDVREGVMASRIAAHAADIVKGVKGAMEKDNEMARCRKKLDWEGQFALAIDPVKARRLREESGVADHGACTMCGEFCAYKVMDDATEREKANAAAAC, encoded by the coding sequence ATGACGCAGCTCGAATACGCCCGCAAGGGGATCATCACGGACAAGATGAAAACAGCCGCCCTCGCTGAAGGGGTCGATGCCGAATTCATCCGCGCCGGGATCGCCGCGGGAAACATCATCATCTGCCATAACAACAAACACGCGAACGGCACCCCGCTCGCCGTAGGCCGCGGCCTCAGGACCAAGGTCAACGCCAACATCGGCAGCTCCGCCGATGACCTCGATTTCGAGAAGGAACTTGAAAAGGTGCGCGTGGCGGTGGCAAGCGGCGCCGACGCCATCATGGACCTCTCCACCGGCGGCCCGGTCGACGAGATCCGCCGCGCCGTGATCGCCGAGACATCTGCCTGCATCGGCAGCGTGCCGCTGTACCAGGCGGCGCTCGACGCGGTCAGAAAGCACAAGAAGGCGATCGTCGAGATGACCGTGGAGGACATCTTCCAGGGCGTCATCAAGCACGCCGAGGACGGCGTCGACTTCATCACCGTGCACTGCGGCGTCACCCGCGCCACCGTCGAGCGCATGCGCCGCGAAGGGCGCATCATGGACGTCGTCTCCCGCGGCGGCGCCTTCACCATCGAGTGGATGGCGCACAACAACAAGGAAAACCCGCTCTTCGAGCACTTCGACCGCCTGCTCGAGATCACCAAGGCCTACGACATGACCCTGTCGCTCGGCGACGGTTTCCGTCCCGGCTGCCTCGCCGACGCCACCGACCGCGCCCAGATCCACGAACTGATCCTCCTGGGTGAGCTCACCCAGCGCGCCCAGGATTACGGGGTACAGGTGATGATCGAGGGACCGGGGCACATGCCGCTGAACCAGATCGAGGCGAACATCCAGCTGCAAAAAAGGCTCTGCCACGGCGCCCCCTTCTACGTGCTCGGACCGCTCGTCACCGACATCGCCCCCGGCTACGACCACATCACCTCCGCCATCGGCGGGACCATCGCGGCCGCCGCAGGCGCCGACTTCCTCTGCTACGTAACCCCGGCCGAGCACCTGAAGCTCCCGAGCGTCGAGGACGTGCGCGAAGGGGTCATGGCGTCGCGCATCGCGGCTCACGCGGCCGACATCGTGAAGGGCGTGAAGGGCGCCATGGAGAAGGACAACGAGATGGCGCGCTGCCGCAAAAAGCTCGACTGGGAGGGGCAGTTCGCCCTCGCCATCGACCCGGTGAAGGCGCGCCGCCTGCGCGAGGAGTCCGGCGTCGCCGACCACGGCGCCTGCACCATGTGCGGCGAGTTCTGCGCCTACAAGGTGATGGACGACGCCACCGAGCGCGAGAAGGCCAACGCCGCAGCGGCCTGCTAG
- the thiD gene encoding bifunctional hydroxymethylpyrimidine kinase/phosphomethylpyrimidine kinase: MLKLVVDHSGRERRVAGLYLITDQGDRLLPRVREALSSGGVAILQYRDKLRSYEERLELGHDLKRLCAEFQVKLIVNDDLKLALELDADGVHLGQEDGDFAAARETLGTKKLIGISTHSVEEALAAQEAGADYIGFGALYPTETKDVEYIQGPEALALVREKVKLPIVAIGGINRDNACAVIDAGADSIAVISAVLSARSPGLAATELSLLFNRRMPHPRGAVLTIAGSDSGGGAGIQADLKTVTLLGSYCASAITALTAQNTRGVTGIHPSPPAFLADQIDAVLSDIPIDVVKIGMLCSPENAEIVADKLTAYEMRMVVLDPVMSAKGGVSLIEDEALSVLKKRLVPLSYLVTPNIPEAEALTGLTITDTAGMELAARALHLMGAKHVLIKGGHLTEGVVTDILFDGHNFNRYSAPRVLTRNTHGTGCTLASAIATYLAQGEPLPGAVLRGKLFVTRAIKYAQQLGRGHGPVNHFLAARDQGE, encoded by the coding sequence GTGTTGAAACTCGTGGTGGACCATAGCGGCAGGGAACGACGTGTAGCGGGACTTTACCTGATTACGGACCAGGGTGATCGCCTGCTGCCGCGCGTGCGCGAAGCGCTCTCCTCGGGGGGCGTCGCCATACTGCAGTACCGGGACAAGCTGCGCAGCTACGAGGAGCGCCTTGAACTCGGGCACGACCTGAAGCGGCTGTGCGCCGAGTTCCAGGTGAAGCTCATCGTGAACGATGACCTGAAGCTCGCGCTCGAACTGGACGCGGACGGCGTACACCTCGGGCAGGAGGACGGCGATTTCGCCGCGGCGAGAGAAACGCTCGGCACCAAAAAGCTCATCGGCATCTCCACCCACTCGGTTGAAGAGGCTCTGGCCGCACAGGAAGCCGGCGCCGACTACATCGGGTTCGGCGCGCTCTACCCCACCGAGACCAAGGACGTCGAGTACATCCAGGGACCGGAGGCGCTCGCCCTCGTGCGCGAGAAGGTGAAACTCCCCATCGTCGCCATCGGCGGCATCAACCGGGACAACGCCTGCGCGGTAATCGACGCCGGCGCCGATTCCATCGCGGTCATTTCCGCAGTCCTCTCCGCACGCTCCCCCGGGCTCGCGGCGACCGAACTGTCGCTTTTGTTCAACCGCCGCATGCCGCACCCGCGCGGCGCTGTGCTCACCATCGCAGGCAGCGACTCCGGCGGCGGAGCGGGTATCCAGGCCGACCTCAAGACCGTCACGCTCCTCGGGAGCTACTGCGCCTCCGCCATCACGGCCCTCACCGCCCAGAACACCCGCGGCGTTACCGGGATCCACCCGTCCCCTCCCGCGTTCCTCGCGGACCAGATCGACGCCGTGCTCTCGGACATCCCGATCGACGTGGTGAAGATCGGCATGCTCTGTTCGCCTGAAAACGCGGAAATCGTCGCCGACAAGCTGACCGCCTACGAGATGCGGATGGTGGTGCTCGACCCGGTTATGAGCGCGAAAGGCGGAGTATCCCTCATCGAGGACGAGGCCCTTTCGGTGCTGAAAAAGCGCCTGGTACCGCTCAGCTACCTGGTCACCCCGAACATCCCGGAGGCCGAGGCGCTCACCGGTCTCACCATCACCGATACCGCAGGGATGGAACTCGCGGCGCGGGCGCTGCACCTCATGGGGGCAAAGCACGTCCTCATCAAGGGGGGGCACCTGACCGAGGGGGTCGTCACCGACATCCTTTTCGACGGACACAACTTCAACCGCTACAGCGCCCCGCGCGTCCTCACGCGGAACACCCACGGCACCGGATGCACGCTCGCCTCGGCGATCGCGACCTATCTCGCCCAGGGAGAGCCGCTTCCCGGCGCGGTATTGCGCGGGAAGCTTTTCGTCACCCGCGCCATCAAGTACGCCCAGCAGCTCGGCCGCGGGCACGGGCCGGTCAACCACTTCCTCGCGGCACGGGATCAGGGTGAATAG
- the alr gene encoding alanine racemase, with product MDSRPTVVEIDLAALRHNFGLVQKRVPEGCGILAVVKADAYGHGFQYVSEELEKLGVDAFAVAFLAEGVQLRMSGIYRPVLILGGIYPGEERRCIGLNISTALYSLEQAAALDKAAVEIKCYRKAKIHLKVDTGMGRLGVTWDKVPEFLEQLKQFKNLELEGIFSHFASADELDPDGIAFTKLQAERFNAAVIEARRQGYEPRYIHTANSAAILAADLPFCNLVRPGIILYGAAPSSDFADQEPFLQVMRLKSRVAMLKWVEPGTSISYGRRFVAKERALIASVPVGYADGYCRSLTNKGEALIRGQRARVSGTVCMDWIMLDVTNIEGIQVGDEVTLLGPDPMGDRISAEELAEKAGTIPYEIMCGIATRRVRRVYIG from the coding sequence ATGGACAGTCGTCCGACGGTAGTTGAGATAGATCTTGCCGCGCTTCGGCACAACTTCGGCCTGGTCCAGAAGCGAGTGCCCGAGGGGTGCGGCATCCTTGCCGTGGTGAAGGCGGATGCCTACGGCCACGGTTTCCAGTACGTCTCCGAGGAGCTGGAGAAGCTCGGGGTGGACGCCTTCGCGGTTGCCTTTCTCGCGGAAGGCGTGCAACTGCGCATGAGCGGCATCTACCGCCCGGTGCTGATCCTGGGTGGCATCTATCCGGGTGAGGAGCGCCGCTGCATCGGCCTCAACATCTCCACCGCGCTCTATTCCCTCGAGCAGGCGGCCGCGCTCGACAAGGCGGCGGTCGAGATCAAGTGTTACCGCAAGGCGAAGATCCACCTGAAGGTCGATACCGGCATGGGACGCCTCGGGGTCACCTGGGACAAGGTGCCGGAATTCCTCGAACAGCTGAAGCAGTTCAAGAACCTCGAGCTGGAGGGGATCTTCTCCCACTTCGCGAGCGCGGACGAGCTCGACCCGGACGGCATCGCCTTCACGAAACTCCAGGCCGAGCGTTTCAATGCAGCAGTCATCGAGGCGCGGCGCCAGGGGTACGAGCCCCGCTACATCCACACCGCAAACAGCGCCGCCATCCTCGCCGCAGATCTTCCCTTCTGCAACCTGGTGCGCCCCGGCATCATCCTGTACGGCGCCGCCCCTTCCTCGGATTTCGCGGACCAGGAGCCGTTTCTCCAGGTGATGCGGCTGAAAAGCCGGGTGGCTATGCTCAAGTGGGTGGAGCCCGGAACCAGCATAAGTTACGGCAGGCGTTTCGTGGCCAAGGAGCGGGCCCTCATCGCCAGCGTTCCGGTCGGTTACGCCGACGGTTACTGCCGCAGCCTCACCAACAAGGGGGAGGCGCTCATCCGCGGGCAGCGCGCCCGGGTCTCCGGCACGGTCTGCATGGACTGGATCATGCTCGACGTAACCAATATCGAGGGGATCCAGGTCGGCGACGAGGTTACCCTTTTGGGGCCCGATCCGATGGGGGACCGCATCAGCGCCGAGGAACTCGCCGAGAAGGCCGGCACCATCCCTTACGAGATCATGTGCGGCATAGCGACACGAAGGGTGCGCAGGGTCTATATCGGCTAA
- the selD gene encoding selenide, water dikinase SelD — protein sequence MTDKVRLTAMVQAAGUAAKLGPAGLEEAIRDITRSDDPNLIVGVEGAEDAGIYRIGESLALVETTDIITPLVDDPFTFGRIAAANALSDVYAMGGKPVTAMNLAFFPACSLPTAVLAAILAGGADALKESGACLVGGHTVEDDELKFGLAVTGLIDPSRIVRNCTARPGDLLVLTKPLGTGIVSTAIKAEMIDAALEAEAISWMTALNAKACELMLACNATAATDVTGFGFIGHACEMALGAGVSFRIELAAVPVMAGVPALIDDGMVPAGCYRNRQHYEGHVTGATGDPLLPLFDPQTSGGLLISLAPADAREFLSRAEASGLFAAAIGEVVPAAESTLVFF from the coding sequence ATGACTGACAAGGTACGTCTCACAGCGATGGTGCAGGCGGCGGGTTGAGCTGCCAAACTGGGCCCGGCGGGCCTGGAAGAAGCCATCCGCGACATAACCCGCTCGGACGACCCGAACCTCATCGTGGGGGTCGAGGGGGCCGAGGATGCCGGGATCTACCGCATCGGCGAGAGCCTCGCCCTGGTGGAGACGACCGACATCATCACGCCGCTTGTGGACGACCCATTCACCTTCGGCCGCATCGCCGCGGCCAACGCCCTTTCCGACGTCTACGCCATGGGTGGCAAACCGGTGACCGCGATGAACCTCGCCTTTTTTCCGGCCTGCTCGCTCCCGACTGCGGTCCTTGCCGCGATTCTCGCGGGGGGCGCCGATGCGCTCAAGGAGTCCGGCGCGTGCCTCGTCGGCGGTCACACCGTAGAGGACGACGAACTTAAATTCGGCCTCGCCGTCACCGGACTCATCGATCCCTCCCGCATCGTCCGCAACTGCACCGCGCGGCCGGGCGACCTTCTAGTTCTCACCAAACCGCTTGGGACCGGCATTGTCTCCACCGCGATCAAGGCGGAGATGATCGACGCCGCCCTCGAGGCCGAGGCGATCTCCTGGATGACCGCCCTGAACGCGAAGGCGTGCGAGCTGATGCTCGCCTGCAACGCCACCGCGGCGACCGACGTGACCGGTTTCGGCTTCATCGGGCACGCCTGCGAGATGGCGCTCGGCGCCGGCGTCTCCTTCAGGATCGAACTCGCCGCGGTACCGGTCATGGCCGGGGTCCCTGCGCTCATCGACGACGGCATGGTTCCCGCGGGGTGCTACCGTAACCGTCAGCATTACGAAGGGCACGTTACCGGTGCCACCGGCGATCCCCTTCTGCCGCTCTTCGATCCGCAGACCTCGGGCGGCCTCCTCATCTCCCTGGCACCGGCAGACGCCCGCGAGTTCCTCTCCCGTGCCGAGGCTTCCGGCCTCTTCGCCGCAGCGATCGGCGAGGTCGTTCCAGCCGCGGAGAGTACCCTTGTCTTCTTCTAG
- a CDS encoding ASKHA domain-containing protein — MSSSRGLVAAFDLGTTTIAASLLDPATGTRIAATGALNPQRPWGADVLARLTAGENPETLRAMQVALAREMERMTAELLERVGAGGHDLARVAIAGNPSMETIALALPVESLAHPPFRPLFSAGKSVSTLELGWNRDCPAYLLPLPGGFVGGDLLAFLFGMPEVPAAGTLFLDVGTNAEIALFDGERYLATSAAAGPAFEGGNLKCGMAALPGAVSGVRIEGERVIITAIPGAPPRGICGTGVLDTVAALLEHGIVDATGRLLPAAEIDSNLANRVQEVNGIPAFILHRDAKAVVYLDQEDIRALQLAKGAMRGGMEILLGKAALSPDEVSRVVLTGSFGAVLAPDVLKKVGIFNEKMVRITGFVREGALAGVERVLLVADGIDRMEDLAQKVRVIPLSGTPLFEKHFLANIDFPKQPEA, encoded by the coding sequence TTGTCTTCTTCTAGGGGCCTCGTCGCCGCCTTCGACCTCGGCACCACCACCATCGCCGCTTCGCTCCTCGACCCGGCAACCGGAACACGCATCGCCGCCACCGGCGCCCTAAACCCGCAACGCCCCTGGGGCGCCGACGTATTAGCCCGCCTCACCGCCGGAGAAAATCCCGAAACGCTGCGCGCCATGCAGGTGGCGCTGGCCCGCGAGATGGAGCGCATGACAGCGGAACTCCTGGAGCGCGTCGGCGCTGGGGGGCACGATCTTGCCCGCGTGGCCATCGCCGGGAACCCCTCGATGGAAACCATCGCGCTGGCGCTGCCGGTCGAGTCGCTCGCCCATCCCCCGTTTCGTCCCCTTTTCTCGGCCGGGAAATCCGTCTCGACCCTTGAGCTTGGCTGGAACCGCGACTGTCCCGCCTACCTGCTGCCGCTTCCCGGCGGCTTCGTCGGCGGCGACCTCCTTGCCTTCCTCTTCGGCATGCCTGAGGTGCCCGCTGCGGGGACGCTCTTCCTTGACGTCGGCACCAACGCGGAAATCGCGCTTTTCGACGGCGAGCGCTACCTCGCCACCTCGGCCGCCGCAGGCCCCGCCTTCGAAGGGGGGAACCTGAAGTGCGGCATGGCTGCGCTACCCGGAGCGGTGAGCGGCGTGCGCATCGAAGGGGAACGGGTCATCATCACCGCCATTCCAGGCGCACCGCCGCGCGGCATCTGCGGCACCGGCGTTCTCGACACCGTCGCGGCACTCCTCGAGCACGGCATCGTCGACGCCACCGGCCGCCTGCTTCCCGCTGCGGAGATCGATTCCAACCTCGCCAACCGCGTGCAGGAGGTGAACGGCATCCCAGCTTTCATCCTGCATCGCGACGCGAAAGCCGTGGTCTACCTGGACCAGGAGGACATCCGCGCGCTGCAGCTTGCCAAGGGGGCGATGCGCGGCGGGATGGAGATCCTTTTGGGGAAGGCGGCGCTTTCCCCGGACGAGGTTTCCAGGGTGGTACTGACCGGCTCATTCGGGGCGGTGCTGGCACCGGATGTGCTAAAAAAGGTTGGAATTTTCAACGAAAAGATGGTAAGAATCACCGGATTTGTCAGGGAAGGGGCGCTGGCCGGAGTGGAGCGGGTTCTGCTCGTTGCGGACGGCATCGACCGGATGGAGGACCTTGCGCAAAAGGTCCGCGTCATCCCCCTTTCCGGCACACCGCTCTTCGAAAAGCACTTCCTTGCAAATATAGACTTCCCCAAACAACCAGAAGCCTGA
- the purH gene encoding bifunctional phosphoribosylaminoimidazolecarboxamide formyltransferase/IMP cyclohydrolase encodes MAKIGRALVSVSEKTGVVEFSRALAGYGVEILSTGGTAKLLREAGIPVKDVSEFTGFPEMLDGRVKTLHPKVHGGILGMRENPAHVAKMQEHGIEPIDMVVVNLYPFEATVAKEDCTMEDAIENIDIGGPTMLRSAAKNNRDVTVIVDHADYATVLDEMKASGGSVSRETNFRLAVKVYQHTAAYDGAISNWLGARTGEGVAKYPDTLTMQYKLAQGMRYGENPHQSGAFYVEKGAKESSISTARQIQGKELSYNNIGDTDAALECVKQFDQPACVIVKHANPCGVAVAGSIMEAYDLAYKTDPESAFGGIIAFNRELDETTARAIVERQFVEVIIAPKVTEAASEIVAAKKNVRLMECGFWPEQPAARYDFKRVNGGMLVQDADLELFNELKVVTKRAPTDQEMEDLLFTWRVAKFVKSNAIVYGRSNATVGVGAGQMSRVNSARIAAIKAEHAGIPVQGAVMASDAFFPFRDGLDNAASVGVTAVIQPGGSMRDAEVIAAADEHNIAMVFTGMRHFRH; translated from the coding sequence ATGGCAAAGATTGGGCGCGCGCTGGTAAGCGTGTCGGAGAAGACTGGCGTGGTGGAATTTTCCCGGGCATTGGCCGGTTACGGCGTGGAGATCCTCTCCACCGGCGGGACCGCGAAGCTTTTGCGTGAGGCGGGTATCCCCGTGAAGGACGTCTCCGAGTTCACCGGTTTCCCCGAGATGCTGGACGGCAGGGTCAAGACGCTGCACCCGAAGGTGCACGGCGGCATCCTCGGGATGCGTGAGAACCCGGCGCACGTCGCCAAGATGCAGGAGCACGGCATCGAGCCGATCGACATGGTGGTGGTGAACCTCTACCCGTTCGAGGCGACCGTTGCCAAGGAAGACTGCACCATGGAAGACGCCATCGAGAACATCGATATCGGCGGCCCGACCATGCTCCGCTCCGCTGCCAAGAACAACCGCGACGTCACCGTCATCGTCGACCACGCCGACTACGCGACCGTGCTTGACGAGATGAAGGCGAGCGGCGGCAGCGTCTCCCGCGAGACCAACTTCCGCCTGGCTGTGAAGGTTTACCAGCACACCGCGGCATACGACGGCGCCATCTCCAACTGGCTCGGCGCACGCACCGGCGAAGGGGTCGCCAAATACCCGGATACCCTCACCATGCAGTACAAGCTGGCCCAAGGGATGCGCTACGGCGAGAACCCGCACCAGTCCGGCGCCTTCTACGTCGAGAAGGGGGCGAAGGAATCCTCCATCTCCACGGCGCGCCAGATCCAGGGCAAGGAGCTCTCCTACAACAACATCGGCGACACCGATGCGGCGCTCGAGTGCGTGAAGCAGTTCGACCAGCCCGCCTGCGTCATCGTGAAGCACGCGAACCCCTGCGGCGTCGCCGTCGCCGGCAGCATCATGGAAGCCTACGACTTAGCCTACAAGACCGACCCCGAGTCCGCCTTCGGCGGCATCATCGCCTTCAACCGCGAACTCGACGAGACCACCGCGCGCGCCATCGTGGAGCGCCAGTTCGTCGAGGTGATCATCGCGCCGAAGGTCACCGAGGCCGCGAGCGAAATCGTCGCCGCCAAGAAGAACGTCCGCCTCATGGAGTGCGGTTTCTGGCCGGAGCAGCCCGCCGCGCGTTATGATTTCAAACGCGTGAACGGGGGCATGCTGGTGCAGGACGCCGACCTCGAACTCTTCAACGAGCTCAAGGTGGTGACCAAGCGCGCACCGACCGACCAGGAGATGGAAGACCTCCTCTTCACCTGGCGCGTCGCCAAGTTCGTCAAATCCAACGCCATCGTCTACGGCCGCAGCAACGCAACCGTCGGCGTGGGCGCAGGGCAGATGAGCCGCGTCAACTCCGCACGCATCGCCGCCATCAAGGCCGAGCACGCAGGGATTCCGGTCCAGGGTGCGGTCATGGCGTCCGACGCCTTCTTCCCGTTCCGTGACGGCCTGGACAACGCGGCAAGCGTAGGTGTCACCGCGGTGATCCAGCCGGGCGGCTCCATGCGCGACGCCGAGGTCATCGCCGCCGCCGACGAGCACAACATCGCCATGGTCTTCACCGGCATGAGGCACTTCAGGCACTAA